A window of Variovorax paradoxus genomic DNA:
TGGCCGATGGCGTCGTAGAGCGTGGCGTCGATGGTGGCCGGCGAGATGCCGAAGCTCGATGCGCGGTCGCGATCGATGGTCAGCACGGCCGACGCTGCGGCGTTCTGCTGGTCGGTGGCCAGGTCGGTGAGCTCGGGCAGTTGCTTGAAGCGTGCCAGCAGCTTGGGCGCCCAGGTGTTGAGTTCGTCCAGGTCGGCGTCGGTTACCGTGTACTGGTACTGCGTGCGCGAGGCACGGCCGCCCACGCGAATGTCCTGCCCGGCCTGCAGGAACAGGTTCACGCCCTGCACCTTGGCCAGTTGCGGGCGCAGCCGCGTGATGATCTCGTCGGCGGTGGCCGTGCGGCCCTCGTCCTTGGGCTTCAGGCTGATGTAGAAGTTGCCGGTGTTGTAGGTGGAAGAGCTGCCGTTCATGCCGAAGCCGGTCACGTCGGGGTCCTTGCGCACCACGTCGGCCAGCTGGATCATGCGGGCGTTCATCGACGCGAAGGAAGCGTCCTGCGCCGACTCGGCAAAGCCCGAGATGAAGCCGGTGTCCTGCTGCGGGAAGAAGCCCTTGGGAATGACCGCGAACAGCACGCCCGTGGCGGCCACCGTGGCAATGAACACCATCAGCGTGATGAACTGGTGGTCCAGCACCACATGAAGCCCGCGCTTGTAGCCGTTGAGCATGGCGTCGAAACCGCGCTCGAACAGCTGGTACAGCCGCCCGTGCTTGTTGCCGTGTTCGTTCTTGAGAAAGCGCGAGCACAGCATGGGCGTCAGCGTGAGCGAGATGATCACGCTCACCACGATGGTCAGCGTGACTGTCACCGCGAACTCGCGGAAGAGGCGCCCCACGATGCCGCCCATGAGCAGCAGCGGAATGAACACCGCCACCAGCGACACCGATATAGAGATGATGGTGAAGCCGATTTCTCCCGCGCCCTTGTAGGCGGCCTCCATCGCCGTCATGCCCTCTTCGACGTAGCGGTAGATGTTCTCCAGCATCACGATGGCGTCGTCCACCACGAAGCCGACCGCGATGGTCAGCGCCATGAGCGAGAGGTTGTCCAGGCTGTAGCCCAGCAGGTACATCACCCCCACCGTGCCCAGCAGCGCGAGCGGCACCGTCACGCTGGGAATGAGCGTGGCCGGCACGTTGCGCAGGAACACGAAGATCACGGCCACCACCAGCGCGATGGTCAGCAGCAGCGTGAACTCCACGTCCTTCACCGATGCGCGGATGGTCTGCGTGCGGTCGATGATGGCGTTGACATCGACGGTCGGCGGAATCGACGCCTTCAGCCGCGGCAGCGCCGCGTTGATGCGGTCCACGGTTTCGATGACGTTGGCGCCCGGCTGCTTGGTAATGGCGAGCACGATGGAGCGGCCGTTCTGCACGTTGCTGCCGGCAGGCGCGGCGGCACCGGCGTAGGCCCAGCCGGCAATCTTGGAATTCTCGGGGCCGTCGACCGCCACGCCCAGGTCGCGCACGCGGATCGGCGCGCCGTTGCGGTAGGCCAGTACCACGTCGTTCCAGGGCTGGGCCTTGAGCAGCTGGTCATTCGTGTAGACGGTGAAGCTCTGGTTCGGCCCGTCGATGGTGCCCTTGGGCGCGTTGACGGTGGCCGATGCCAGCACGGTGCGCACGTCTTCCAGGCTCAGGCCCAGCGCTGCCAGCTTGGCGGGGTCGACCTGGACGCGCACGGCGGGCTTCTGCACGCCGCCGATGTTGACCAGGCCCACGCCCGATATCTGCGAGATCTGCTGCGCGAGGATGTTGTCGGCGTAGTCGTTCACCTCGGTCAGCGGCAGCGTCTTCGATTGCACCGACAGAATGAGGATGGGCGCGTCGGCCGGGTTCACCTTGCGGAAGGTGGGCGGGCTCGGCAGGTTGGCCGGCAACTGGCCGGTGGAAGCGTTGATGGCCGCCTGCACGTCGAGCGCGGCGGCGTCGATGCTGCGGTCGAGGTCGAACTGCAGCGTGATCTGGGTGTTGCCCAGGCCGCTGGTCGAAGTCATCTGCGACAAACCGGCGATCAGCGAGAAGTTGCGCTCCAGCGGCTGCGCCACGTTGGAGGCCATGGTCTCCGGACTGGCGCCCGGCAGGCTGGCCGAGACCTGGATGGTCGGAAAGTCGACCTGCGGCAGCGGCGCCACCGGC
This region includes:
- a CDS encoding efflux RND transporter permease subunit translates to MSISATFIKRPIGTTLLALAILLVGAAVFPLLPVAPLPQVDFPTIQVSASLPGASPETMASNVAQPLERNFSLIAGLSQMTSTSGLGNTQITLQFDLDRSIDAAALDVQAAINASTGQLPANLPSPPTFRKVNPADAPILILSVQSKTLPLTEVNDYADNILAQQISQISGVGLVNIGGVQKPAVRVQVDPAKLAALGLSLEDVRTVLASATVNAPKGTIDGPNQSFTVYTNDQLLKAQPWNDVVLAYRNGAPIRVRDLGVAVDGPENSKIAGWAYAGAAAPAGSNVQNGRSIVLAITKQPGANVIETVDRINAALPRLKASIPPTVDVNAIIDRTQTIRASVKDVEFTLLLTIALVVAVIFVFLRNVPATLIPSVTVPLALLGTVGVMYLLGYSLDNLSLMALTIAVGFVVDDAIVMLENIYRYVEEGMTAMEAAYKGAGEIGFTIISISVSLVAVFIPLLLMGGIVGRLFREFAVTVTLTIVVSVIISLTLTPMLCSRFLKNEHGNKHGRLYQLFERGFDAMLNGYKRGLHVVLDHQFITLMVFIATVAATGVLFAVIPKGFFPQQDTGFISGFAESAQDASFASMNARMIQLADVVRKDPDVTGFGMNGSSSTYNTGNFYISLKPKDEGRTATADEIITRLRPQLAKVQGVNLFLQAGQDIRVGGRASRTQYQYTVTDADLDELNTWAPKLLARFKQLPELTDLATDQQNAAASAVLTIDRDRASSFGISPATIDATLYDAIGQRQVAQYFTQLNSYHVVLEVTPGVQQDPALFSKLYLSSPITGQQVPLSTFVKVDTSKTAYLSISHQGQFPAVTISFNLAPGVALGDAVNAINKAQAEMGLPQSLTGSFQGTAQAFQDSLATQPYLIAAALVAVYIVLGLLYESYIHPLTILSTLPSAGVGALLILMAGGYDLSVIALIGIILLIGIVKKNGIMMIDFALKAEREQGMSPHDAIYQACLLRFRPIMMTTMCALLSGLPLMLGHGSGSELRRPLGYAMVGGLILSQALTLFTTPVVYLYLDRAHYWYLSRKEARKARKAAKEGKAPVPAEAH